A part of Notolabrus celidotus isolate fNotCel1 chromosome 21, fNotCel1.pri, whole genome shotgun sequence genomic DNA contains:
- the tbk1 gene encoding serine/threonine-protein kinase TBK1, with the protein MQSTTNYLWLISDLLGQGATANVYRGRHKKTGDLYAVKVFNNLSFLRPLDVQMREFEVLKKLNHKNIVKLFAVEEESNTRHKVLVMEYCPCGSLYTVLEESSNAYGLPEDEFLIVLHDVVAGMNHLREYGIVHRDIKPGNIMRVIGEEGRSVYKLTDFGAARELEDDEQFVSLYGTEEYLHPDMYERAVLRKDHQKKYGATVDLWSIGVTFYHAATGSLPFRPFEGPRRNKEVMYKIITEKPSGTISGHQKCENGKIEWSTEMPVSCSLSKGLQSLLTPVLANILEADQEKCWGFDQFFAETNDILHRTVVYVFSLQQATLHHVYIHEYNTAALFQELMSRRSSIPLHNQELLYEGRRLVLDPNRQAKTFPKTSRDNPIMLVSRESVATVGLIFEDPSPPKVQPRYDLDLDASYAKTFAGDVGHLWKTSESLLVYQELVRKGVRGLIELMKEDYSEILHKKSEVFHLCNFCTQILEKTEQLFEMLMQANMISSEYDEISDMHKKILRISSSLDPIERTAQDIKSKFLPGGLLTDVWTLQVGTHPEDRNVEKIKVLLDAITAIYQQFKKDKAERRLPYNEEQIHKFDKQKLVLHASKARSLFTEECAMKYRLFISKSEEWMRKAHHVKKQLLSLSGQLISIEKDVTMLMERALKLQELLPQKVLPLVSSGMKPPAYLSQNTLVEMTLGMKKLKEEMEGVVKELAENNHFLERFGTLTLDGGLRG; encoded by the exons ATGCAGAGCACCACAAATTACCTGTGGTTGATCTCAGACCTGCTGGGTCAGGGAGCCACGGCAAATGTGTACCGCGGCAGACACAAG aAAACTGGGGACCTGTACGCGGTCAAAGTCTTCAACAACCTGAGTTTCTTGAGGCCGCTGGACGTCCAGATGAGAGAGTTTGAAGTCCTGAAGAAACTGAACCACAAAAACATCGTCAAACTGTTCGccgtggaggaggag tcAAACACTCGTCATAAAGTCCTGGTGATGGAGTATTGTCCCTGTGGAAGTCTCTACACCGTCCTCGAGGAGTCCTCCAACGCGTATGGACTTCCAGAGGACGAGTTTCTGATTGTTCTGCACGATGTCG TGGCGGGTATGAACCACCTGAGGGAGTACGGGATCGTCCACCGGGACATCAAACCGGGAAACATCATGAGGGTGATCGGAGAGGAAGGGCGCTCCGTGTACAAACTGACCGACTTTGGAGCGGCCCGAGAGCTGGAGGACGACGAGCAGTTTGTGTCTCTGTACGGCACCGAGGAATACCTg CACCCCGACATGTACGAGCGAGCCGTGCTGAGGAAAGACCACCAGAAGAAGTACGGAGCCACGGTGGACCTGTGGAGCATCGGTGTCACCTTTTATCACGCCGCCACCGGCAGCCTCCCGTTCAGACCGTTTGAGGGGCCGCGGAGGAACAAAGAAGTCAT gtaTAAAATCATCACAGAGAAACCTTCTGGAACGATCTCCGGGCATCAGAAGTGTGAGAACGGGAAGATCGAGTGGAGCACAGAGATGCCCGTGTCCTGCAGTCTGTCCAA GGGCCTTCAGAGCCTCCTGACTCCAGTCCTGGCTAACATCCTGGAGGCGGATCAGGAGAAGTGCTGGGGCTTCGATCAGTTCTTCGCGGAGACGAACGACATCCTGCACCGGACGGTGGTCTACGTGTTCAGTCTGCAGCAGGCCACGCTGCACCACGTCTACATCCACGAGTACAACAC GGCGGCGCTGTTCCAGGAGCTGATGTCCCGCCGCTCCAGCATCCCTCTGCACAACCAGGAGCTGCTGTACGAGGGCCGCCGTCTCGTCCTCGACCCCAACCGACAAGCCAAGACCTTCCCCAAAACCTCCAGAGACAACCCCATCATGCTCGTCAGCCGCGAGTCCGTCGCCACCGTGGGACTCATCTTTGAAGATC CCAGTCCTCCCAAAGTTCAGCCTCGCTACGATCTGGACCTGGATGCCAGCTACGCAAAG ACTTTTGCAGGAGACGTCGGTCACTTATGGAAAACCTCCGAGTCTCTCCTGGTGTATCAGGAACTGGTGCGGAAAGGAGTCCGGGGTCTAAT CGAGTTGATGAAGGAGGACTACAGCGAGATCCTGCACAAGAAGTCTGAGGTCTTCCACCTGTGTAACTTCTGCACCCAGATCCTGGAGAAAACCGAGCAGCT gtttGAGATGTTGATGCAGGCCAACATGATCTCCTCAGAATACGACGAGATCTCAGACATGCACAAGAAAATCCTCAGA atCTCCAGCTCTCTGGATCCCATCGAGCGAACAGCTCAGGACATCAAGAGTAAATTCCTCCCCGGAGGTCTGCTGACCGACGTCTGGACACTACAAGTGGGGACGCACCCTGAGGACAGGAA TGTGGAGAAAATCAAAGTGCTGCTGGATGCTATCACAGCGATCTACCAGCAGTTCAAGAAGGACAAAGCAGAGAGAC gtcttccATACAACGAAGAACAGATCCATAAATTTGACAA gcagaagtTGGTCCTTCACGCCAGTAAAGCCAGATCCCTGTTCACGGAGGAATGTGCCATGAAGTACCGCCTCTTCATCTCTAAGAGCGAGGAGTGGATGAG gaaaGCTCATCACGTGAAGAAGCAGCTGCTCAGCCTGTCGGGTCAGCTGATCAGCATCGAGAAAGACGTGACCATGCTGATGGAGAGAGCGCTCAAG ctGCAGGAACTACTGCCTCAGAAAGTTCTTCCTCTGGTGTCCAGCGGGATGAAACCTCCGGCCTACCTGAGCCAGAACACCCTGGTGGAGATGACACTTGG gatgaagaagctgaaggaggagatggagggagtCGTCAAAGAGCTGGCAGAGAACAACCACTTCCTAGAGAG GTTCGGGACCCTGACGCTGGACGGTGGCCTGCGAGGCTAA